The Verrucomicrobiia bacterium genome contains a region encoding:
- a CDS encoding glutathione S-transferase: MISLYQLAWSPYCLIQRRILEFGRIPFKTVEVSAGDRKRLWQLTRARYYEVPVLKHGRQVVFETGPDSQVIAKYLDNRFALDLFPRECEGVQDILWRYFENDVEAVGFKLNDIYWREFVPKADHCGFVRHKERRFGRGCLEEWRGQHPQLLARLEVLLNPAEKMLAARPFLLASRPVFADFCLFGILANFLFTGHYELPAAMAHLRDWYGRMRSLRQSSSA; the protein is encoded by the coding sequence ATGATCTCTCTCTACCAACTGGCTTGGAGCCCCTACTGCCTCATCCAGCGCAGGATCCTCGAATTCGGCCGGATTCCCTTCAAGACCGTCGAGGTGTCCGCTGGCGACCGCAAACGTCTGTGGCAGCTAACCCGCGCCCGGTACTATGAGGTGCCGGTCCTGAAGCACGGCCGCCAGGTGGTCTTCGAAACCGGCCCCGACTCCCAGGTCATCGCCAAGTACCTCGACAACCGCTTCGCCCTGGATCTGTTCCCCCGCGAGTGCGAGGGCGTGCAGGACATCCTCTGGCGTTACTTCGAGAACGACGTCGAGGCGGTGGGCTTCAAGCTCAACGACATCTACTGGCGCGAGTTCGTCCCCAAGGCCGATCATTGCGGGTTCGTACGCCACAAGGAACGCCGCTTCGGGCGCGGCTGCCTCGAGGAGTGGCGGGGTCAGCACCCCCAACTCCTCGCCCGTCTGGAAGTCCTCCTCAACCCGGCCGAGAAGATGCTCGCCGCACGCCCCTTCCTCCTCGCCTCCCGCCCCGTCTTCGCGGACTTCTGCCTCTTCGGCATCCTCGCCAACTTTCTCTTCACCGGTCACTACGAACTGCCGGCAGCCATGGCCCATCTCCGCGACTGGTACGGTCGCATGCGCTCCCTGAGGCAATCCTCCTCCGCGTGA